One Aliiroseovarius sediminilitoris DNA window includes the following coding sequences:
- a CDS encoding NADH-quinone oxidoreductase subunit D, whose protein sequence is MDGSKDFNDALTGEQKIRNFNMNFGPQHPAAHGVLRLVLELDGEIVERCDPHIGLLHRGTEKLMESRTYLQNLPYFDRLDYVAPMNQEHAWCLAIEKLCGVDVPRRGSLIRVLFSEIGRILNHLLNITTQAMDVGALTPPLWGFEEREKLMIFYERACGARLHAAYFRPGGVHQDLPPELIDDIETWANEFPAKIADIDGLLTENRIFKQRNADIGVVTEEDIQNWGFSGVMVRGSGFAWDLRRAQPYECYDEFEFQIPVGKNGDCYDRYLVRMEEMRQSLKIMHQAIEKLRAPDGQGDVMARGKLSPPPRGEMKRSMEALIHHFKLYTEGFKVPAGEVYAAVEAPKGEFGVYLVADGTNRPYRAKIRAPGFPHLQAMDYMMCGHQLADCSAVIGSLDVVFGEIDR, encoded by the coding sequence ATGGACGGATCAAAGGATTTCAACGACGCCCTGACGGGTGAACAGAAGATCCGCAATTTCAACATGAACTTCGGGCCGCAACACCCTGCGGCACACGGAGTTTTGCGGCTGGTTCTGGAGCTTGACGGCGAGATCGTCGAGCGCTGCGATCCGCATATCGGTCTTTTGCATCGCGGCACCGAAAAGCTGATGGAAAGTCGCACCTATCTGCAAAACCTGCCCTATTTCGACCGGTTGGATTACGTGGCGCCGATGAACCAGGAACACGCCTGGTGTTTGGCAATTGAGAAGCTGTGCGGTGTGGACGTGCCGCGCCGTGGCTCGCTGATCCGGGTTCTGTTCTCGGAAATCGGGCGTATTCTGAACCACCTTCTGAACATCACCACGCAGGCGATGGACGTGGGCGCGCTGACCCCGCCGCTATGGGGGTTTGAAGAGCGTGAGAAGCTGATGATCTTCTATGAACGCGCTTGTGGCGCACGCTTGCATGCTGCCTATTTCCGTCCTGGCGGTGTCCACCAAGATCTGCCGCCCGAATTGATCGACGATATCGAGACATGGGCCAACGAGTTCCCTGCCAAGATCGCGGATATCGACGGGCTGCTGACCGAGAACCGGATTTTCAAACAGCGGAATGCCGATATCGGAGTCGTGACCGAGGAAGACATCCAGAACTGGGGCTTCTCGGGTGTGATGGTGCGCGGGTCTGGCTTTGCGTGGGATTTGCGTCGCGCGCAACCTTATGAATGCTATGACGAATTCGAGTTCCAGATCCCAGTCGGAAAGAACGGCGATTGCTATGACCGCTACCTTGTCCGCATGGAGGAGATGCGCCAGTCGCTGAAAATCATGCATCAGGCGATTGAAAAACTGCGCGCTCCGGATGGGCAGGGCGACGTTATGGCACGAGGCAAGCTGTCGCCGCCGCCACGTGGCGAGATGAAACGCTCGATGGAAGCGTTGATCCACCATTTCAAACTTTACACCGAAGGGTTCAAAGTGCCCGCAGGCGAGGTTTACGCCGCCGTCGAAGCGCCGAAGGGCGAATTTGGCGTCTACCTGGTGGCCGACGGGACCAACCGCCCCTATCGCGCCAAGATCCGCGCACCGGGTTTTCCGCATCTGCAAGCGATGGATTATATGATGTGCGGCCACCAGCTGGCCGATTGCTCGGCGGTGATCGGCTCTCTGGATGTCGTTTTCGGGGAGATTGACCGGTGA
- a CDS encoding NuoB/complex I 20 kDa subunit family protein: MGVMTGANTAQGDREHGTRLLNDQLADKGFLLTTTDDIINWARTGSLHWMTFGLACCAVEMMHASMPRYDLERYGVAPRASPRQSDVMIVAGTLTNKMAPALRKVYDQMPDPRYVISMGSCANGGGYYHYSYSVVRGCDRIVPVDIYVPGCPPTAEALVYGILQLQRKIRRTGTIVR; the protein is encoded by the coding sequence ATGGGAGTGATGACTGGAGCCAACACGGCACAAGGCGACCGCGAACATGGCACGCGCCTGTTGAACGACCAACTGGCCGACAAGGGCTTTTTGCTGACCACCACAGACGACATCATCAACTGGGCGCGCACCGGATCGCTGCACTGGATGACTTTTGGTCTGGCCTGTTGTGCGGTCGAAATGATGCACGCGTCCATGCCGCGTTACGACCTTGAACGCTATGGGGTTGCCCCGCGCGCCTCCCCGCGCCAGTCCGACGTGATGATCGTGGCGGGCACACTGACCAACAAGATGGCGCCCGCGCTGCGCAAGGTATACGATCAGATGCCCGATCCGCGCTATGTGATCTCGATGGGATCGTGTGCCAATGGCGGTGGCTACTACCACTATTCCTATTCCGTGGTGCGCGGCTGTGACAGGATCGTGCCTGTTGACATTTACGTCCCCGGCTGTCCGCCAACCGCCGAGGCGCTGGTTTACGGAATCCTGCAACTGCAACGCAAAATCCGCCGCACCGGCACGATTGTGAGGTAA
- a CDS encoding sulfotransferase, which produces MSGQTFIFCLGATKAGTSWLFDYLSGHRECHLPAMKELHYFDALEHGTGDYYRTQAQSRLEAARKDPSTAWQKRLVADLERWLSVFDGKTRDDAAYLRYVQKGGEQARVIGDFTPAYGLLKEKSLKTMAALTDKVRFVYLMRDPVDRIWSNIRMMVGNDGSALAAKVDGVLNGTADNILDRSNYRRTLNRLTRAIPREALHIEFYERLFTPAAIERLCAFLGITPQPASFDRVVHQSTKADLPMGQRAQLQAALKPQYNFVESFLGELPAEWTQKMVSA; this is translated from the coding sequence ATGAGCGGGCAAACCTTCATATTCTGCCTTGGGGCAACGAAGGCTGGCACAAGCTGGCTGTTCGATTACCTGTCGGGCCACCGGGAGTGTCATCTTCCGGCGATGAAGGAACTGCACTATTTCGATGCGTTGGAGCACGGCACGGGCGATTACTATCGCACGCAGGCGCAGAGCCGTCTTGAGGCCGCCCGCAAAGACCCGTCGACTGCATGGCAGAAGCGGCTGGTGGCCGATCTGGAGCGCTGGCTGTCAGTGTTCGACGGCAAGACACGCGATGACGCGGCCTATCTGCGCTATGTGCAGAAAGGTGGTGAACAGGCCCGCGTGATCGGCGATTTCACCCCCGCCTATGGGCTGCTGAAAGAAAAATCGCTGAAAACCATGGCCGCGCTGACCGACAAGGTGCGGTTTGTTTACCTGATGCGTGATCCGGTGGATCGGATCTGGTCGAACATCCGTATGATGGTCGGCAATGACGGTTCGGCGCTGGCTGCGAAGGTTGATGGCGTGCTGAACGGCACGGCGGACAATATCCTCGACCGCTCGAACTATCGCCGCACGCTGAACCGGCTGACCCGCGCCATCCCGCGCGAGGCGCTGCATATCGAGTTTTACGAACGGCTGTTCACACCCGCCGCCATCGAGCGCCTGTGCGCGTTTCTGGGGATCACACCTCAGCCCGCATCGTTCGACCGCGTGGTGCATCAAAGCACGAAAGCCGACCTGCCGATGGGCCAACGCGCCCAGCTTCAGGCAGCCCTTAAACCGCAATACAATTTCGTCGAGTCGTTCCTGGGTGAGCTTCCGGCGGAATGGACCCAGAAGATGGTGAGCGCATGA
- a CDS encoding NADH-quinone oxidoreductase subunit E: MLRRLYHEQPESFAFTPANQAWAEAQITKYPEGRQASAVIPLLWRAQEQEGWLTKPAIEHIADMLGMADIRVLEVASFYFMFQLQPVGSVAHIQICGTTSCMICGAEDLIAVCREKIADKPHVVSADGKFSWEEVECLGACTNAPMAQIGKDYYEDLTAESLGKLLDDLAAGKVPVPGPQNGRYASEPLAGLTSLKEYDSGKTQYNASAQLATDLGDTIKRIDGTEVPLLTSWLGKNATSGKAQPPKPAVDPKPANKQKPVQKVPEGDNKKIAKPPVKPAAQPVAGQETKKPRTMKAPRKSGADDLKLLKGVGPKLEGVLNGLGFWHFDQVAKWGADEIAWVDDQLSFKGRIERDGWVEQAKILAEGGETEFSRKGKKGEV, encoded by the coding sequence ATGCTTCGCCGTCTGTATCATGAACAGCCTGAAAGTTTCGCTTTCACCCCCGCCAACCAGGCTTGGGCCGAAGCGCAGATCACGAAATATCCCGAGGGGCGTCAGGCCTCGGCGGTGATCCCGCTTTTGTGGCGCGCGCAGGAACAGGAAGGGTGGCTGACCAAGCCCGCGATTGAACATATCGCGGACATGCTGGGCATGGCGGATATCCGCGTGCTGGAAGTCGCCTCGTTCTACTTCATGTTCCAGCTGCAACCGGTTGGGTCGGTTGCGCACATTCAGATTTGCGGCACCACGTCCTGCATGATTTGTGGCGCGGAAGACCTGATCGCGGTGTGTCGCGAGAAGATTGCCGACAAGCCGCATGTCGTGTCCGCAGATGGCAAGTTCAGCTGGGAAGAGGTCGAATGTTTGGGGGCCTGCACCAACGCGCCGATGGCCCAGATCGGAAAGGATTACTACGAAGACCTGACGGCTGAGAGCCTTGGCAAGCTGCTGGATGATCTGGCCGCAGGCAAGGTGCCGGTGCCGGGTCCGCAGAACGGGCGCTATGCGTCCGAACCGCTGGCGGGGCTGACCAGCCTCAAGGAATATGACAGCGGCAAGACGCAGTATAACGCAAGCGCGCAGCTGGCCACTGATCTTGGCGACACGATCAAGCGGATTGATGGCACCGAAGTGCCGCTTCTGACCTCGTGGCTGGGCAAGAACGCCACCAGCGGCAAGGCGCAACCGCCGAAACCCGCCGTGGACCCCAAGCCCGCCAATAAGCAAAAACCCGTTCAAAAAGTGCCCGAGGGTGACAACAAGAAGATTGCCAAGCCTCCGGTAAAACCTGCGGCACAACCGGTTGCAGGTCAGGAAACAAAGAAACCGCGCACCATGAAAGCCCCCCGCAAGTCGGGTGCGGATGACCTGAAGCTGCTGAAGGGCGTTGGCCCGAAGCTGGAAGGTGTCCTGAACGGCCTTGGCTTCTGGCATTTCGACCAGGTTGCCAAATGGGGCGCGGATGAAATTGCCTGGGTTGACGATCAATTGTCCTTCAAGGGGCGGATTGAACGCGACGGCTGGGTGGAGCAAGCCAAAATCCTTGCCGAAGGCGGTGAAACCGAGTTTTCGCGCAAAGGCAAGAAAGGCGAGGTCTGA
- a CDS encoding NADH-quinone oxidoreductase subunit C produces the protein MSDALNELGTLLEAKRPDCVLNWEIAFGELTVNVPLSAIPAFIEFLKADKACMFSTLVDITAVDYPSREQRFDVVYHFLSMYTNQRIRVKVAIREDDMVPSITEVHASAGWFEREVFDMFGILFSGHPDLRRILTDYGFRGHPLRKDFPTTGYTEVRYDEVEKRVVYEPVSLTQEYRQFDFMSPWEGANYILPGDEKSDEAKG, from the coding sequence ATGAGCGACGCCCTGAACGAACTTGGGACCCTGCTGGAAGCCAAACGCCCCGATTGCGTGCTGAACTGGGAGATTGCTTTTGGCGAGTTGACCGTCAATGTGCCCTTGTCGGCGATCCCGGCGTTCATCGAGTTTCTGAAGGCCGACAAGGCTTGCATGTTCTCGACGCTCGTGGACATCACCGCGGTGGATTATCCGTCGCGGGAACAGCGTTTCGATGTCGTCTATCACTTCCTGTCGATGTACACGAACCAGCGCATCCGCGTGAAGGTCGCCATTCGCGAAGACGACATGGTGCCTTCGATCACCGAGGTTCACGCCTCGGCGGGCTGGTTTGAACGTGAAGTGTTCGACATGTTCGGCATCCTGTTCTCGGGCCACCCGGATCTGCGCCGTATCCTGACCGATTACGGCTTCCGCGGCCATCCGCTACGCAAGGATTTCCCGACCACGGGTTATACCGAAGTGCGCTATGACGAGGTCGAGAAACGCGTGGTTTACGAACCTGTGTCGCTGACCCAGGAATACCGCCAGTTCGACTTCATGTCGCCGTGGGAAGGGGCCAACTATATCCTGCCGGGCGACGAGAAATCTGACGAGGCCAAAGGCTGA